From the genome of Monomorium pharaonis isolate MP-MQ-018 chromosome 1, ASM1337386v2, whole genome shotgun sequence:
GGCTCTGTTGAGCGGCAATGGTGactcgcgcgcgttacaaGCTAACGACCGCTTGAAATTAGATTTCGCGAATACGGGATAATTAACGAACGGGTTATTTTACGTACGCGGGAATTATCCGACTTGTCCATGCTTTATCCTGCGTCGTTGGGGGACGCCAAATTCCCGATAGAACAACGGTTTCGCCAAGGGCGATCGGGACGAACAGTaactccgagcccgcgcgGCACGCGACGGATTTGTTCTCTTCCACACGTTACAAGATCCCGCGAGTAAtatgcgcgataattattatgaGCTCGCCAACTAGGCGGTACCAGACAATGACATTGAATCGGACGAGAGCGCAATTACAAAGTGATTCGCGATATAAATGTGACAAAGTAAATTAGACTTTACGGAATTCTAAATGCACGACGATCTACAACAGAATTAACGACAGTAACTCACGATACGATCAAGCTACGAAAACACAGGTAACTCGGCTGCGGGTCGGGACGCATACGCAACGTAATTGTAGTACAGAACGAACAGCACGGAGCGAACTCACGCGGGCGGGCGCGATCGGCGAAGCAACGGTACTCCAATAAATTCGTGACTCTAATCTAACGACTACAAGATCGTCATAAATTCGTGATTCTTTCGCGAGTCGCTCAATCGTGAAATTGGTGACTTTACAATTCTAATACGACACTCTCACCAAGCCGGCTCCTTCGTCTCGGCCTCGTCCGGATCGGGAGGTTTTCGGCTCCTGCGTCCTCTTACACGATATCTTAGCTCAGGATCTGGATCGCACACACAAGACAATACCACGTCCGCAGCTCGAGAGAGGGATcctggatcctgaaagcgtaATTCGGCGGCAATATCGGAATTTTTACGGAATGAAAATTGTAGGCAAGATCAGGGCGGtattacctgcggacccccgctAGAAAAAGGTCTTCTGCAAATCCCTCGTTGATCTTGCTTCGCGACTTCCGAGAAGGTCCTTCCGTCGAGACGAGACGTCAGaacttacaaaataaatctccACGGCCACCGATCTCCGCCACGCTCGCGATAcagcgctcgcaaaaatcttaacaattaataaacggACAACACACGAGACATCATACACACAAAAACACGAGATAACACGTTTCCGCGTCCgttcccgagcgggaggacgcaggaccCACGTGATGTTAACGCGTAAGGGCCGATAAggcccttgtgacggacaacagcctgcggctgtcacgtcacagtctttataaattaaaatatcttacacATTAACAAACCACTGTTTATGTTTACGACACCATGTTTTGTCGAACTAGAAATGATGTCCAGACTCTTATTATAGGGACTCTAGCTTGTGTGAACTCGTAATGCTATTTATCACGCGGAAAGCAATAGTACGAACTCCCACCATTTGTCCTGGCGACCGGGCGACAACGATGATGACAATAATGACGACCACGACGTTTCTTAACTAGATTTATTCTTaagtaaaaaactttaatcgcGAGATCTCCGCTCGTAAGTCACGTAgcggaaaaattaaaacacttttattatataaattggatgcaagctatccattaagcctatttagaaatcaattGTTTTAGTCGTTATTGAGAATGATAACTACGGAATCTCGCAAACGGCATATCGCGTAATAGAGGCACGGCAAAGCCACGCGCGCATACATTTGACAAGCGTAAacgtcgtttcgctctgtaagcAGGAGGGGAGTGTAAGTAAACCTTGCTACACGTGGAAAATTGCAAAcatacacggaaaaaagttTGGCACTACTGCTGCATCATAGGTGGTAGTGCAGCACCACCTCGCATTTAGGACTACAAAGTGCCAGTTTTGAGTAACTGGCAACACTAAGCGGGAGAACTGTTCTCTCGACCCTGATGGGGCAACCATTGCACTTTAAGGTTAGGAATGCTGCGGTGCGAGATTGGGACAGCAGGGCTTCCGATTGGGATAGCagcccaggtagcaaggtgacgtctaattgatggcattttttggtcattttatgacgaaccagacgtcataatgtcgagataaaatgacgtctaaatgtcgtaaaactgacgtacatttgtctcatcttaacgacgtcatatattgacgtcaaaaatacgtcattattttcatattattgacgtcattttcaagaagctagtatcgtacatttgacggtattttattgttatttttatgacaaaacataggtttttagattacatttaataaagacgacattttaacgtcatttttatgactatcccaggtagtaaaagccattattttgacgttttagaaaatatttcgggtacatgtcttatatatgcagtacttgcattatgaaaatatcgaaataacataattataatgtaaaaaaaaatctacgttatttctcaacaagcatcacgacccactacaccatagtcacatttggaattgcctaacttccgcggtcacccatccaactctgaaccgccgtcgacgttgcttgacttcgaagatcgtacgctacctagccctttgtgatgatccatgaacacttgatgatcatgaatacatatttgttatagatcagttcaatagatgcgagaaacataaaacttgtagttaactaatatttttataaataaatataaatttacagtttttttcctgatttttacatatgcaaaataatatgtggaataacttatagaaatatgtttttgctttgttcttttgataaagctaaattatacctcagacaaaacgcaatatttataaaatattgataaaatatttataatatttatttaaatattttataaatatttatccaaatattttataaatatttttgtggtcttagatttgacaaatcataaagatttatcataaatattataaaaatatttatgaaatatttataaatatatttacaaaatattacttatacaaatctttatcttttatttaccataaatattatataaaatatttaatctatattttaatatgttgaataaagatttttttcttcgtatatataaaatatgtgtaaaatatttttataatattttgaaaaaataaatattaataaatattaataaatatttatcataaatattatgtgctgcttgggatgattctaaaatattgatagtattaattatataaaatattatattaattttaataatgttgtttattaaccaatctttaaataatgattaatagttataggtagcaaggtgttgtccactagacctcaataatttgtcatttgaggttaaatcgtcaattattacaaagaattatagttaacgtcagtaattagtcactaataaaatcttattaatacgtcgtaaaatgatcaattaactgacgttattaattagtcaagaatatgacgtcggaaatacgttgtaggatggataaatgactgacgtaattaataggtcaaaaaatgacgttactattacgtcttaatttggtaacatgacgtctgcgaccttaaatgacgaattattgacgtcgtattaacgtcaccttgctacctgggaggGCTCCCAAATTGAGAGAGCTGCCGTGCCAAAGAAGTACAACAGCGCACTCTCATTTCGTACAGCTGTTACATTAGTTAGTGCTTCTGTATTGCCAAACTTTTTTCCATGTATGTGGCACAGTATAACATGAACATCGTTTTGCTATGTAAGCAGGGGGAAGTGTGGGTGGACCTCGGTTCGCATGGAAAGTCAAAAACCCAGTGGTACAGAAGGCTTTGCCCCACCACTTTagtattaactaataaaattaactaataaaactcgaatTGTGTCAGAtgaattatatgaaattttgaacattataacatcgtttttctcaaaaactattgtgaCAAAATCTTTATGACAAAATCAATAAgacaaaatgtatattttaatgagatctacaacttttatctgaagtatttaaaaaaatttccattatttagagaaataaatgaaaaaaatcatgagttttatgattttttatggTTTCTGCCGTAAAATTTGCACCAATTTTcactatcattatttttgtaatcagCGCGTAAAAATATGCAAGTCATCCGTAACATGCATTGCACacgaaatattgatttaattgcGATAACAAAAATATGGTAGACTCATGAGATTTTCTATAATTAGTTTATGTATTGGCCAAAAGGTAACAGCATTAATATcgctggaaaaaaatttttgaatagacCAAACTTTTTGAATAGACTGTGTATGTAAGATTAAATATGTGaataacacaatttaaataaagataagcGAAACGGTCAAAGTGCTTATTATgtgatttatacattttctagttTATTCAAACTGTACACCATTACTTTCGAACTTTCAAAGCAACCATTGAAAACAAAACTTAGATTAATAACCTTACAATGTTAAGGAATAATACCACCCTTTGATACCTTAAATGATTACCTAAAATCgggaattttttatgaacaaatgaatagctttattgaaaaaacaagTATAatccattttattataaacattaaattattagaaaatttatttatttatttataattgtttaaaatagcGACGTGATATATTTTCTCAAACGCactttttttgaaaacattattttgtatgCAAGATTTCTCTAAGATGGTTTACTCTAAgacaaaaattcttattttctacatTGATTGAAGTTACAAAATACTtagccattaaaaaaaaatgtttttttaattgcagttattttcaagaaaaaatacatttttatggtcgaaaattagataaacatCCTACATACTTTGTTGTGTGATAAATAGAagattatgtttaaaattttaagtcaatcagataaaaattgtaagaatagCATTGcacgcaaattaaaaaaacgtgCGTTTACGGAAGTATGCCTGTATgttgttattttaaagaaatataaataaataaaaaatttgtaaataacttaatatgtatataataaaatggtttatatttttgtttttttcagtAAAGCGCGCTATTTATTTGCCCACCAAGTTCCCGAgtttagataataattttagggCCTCAAGAGTGATGTTACCCCTTAACCCGTGTTACGACGCGCACTAATTCAATTcaatggccggtattcatagtcgggtcttatatttaagatcatcttaagtactgttttaagatgccatcaaccaatcacagagccgtattagcatcttaagacattgcttgagacgatcttgaaataagatttgactatgaataccggccaatGAACCAAAAATGGTTGACCATGCAAAGACCTTACTTAACGCCATCTGTCCATCGATGAACCTTGTATCggggtttaaaaaaaaaatttttttttcatcgatGGACAGATGGCGTTAAATAAGGTCTTTGCATGGTCAACCATTTTTGGTTCATTGAATTGAATTAGTGCGCGTCGTAACACGGGTTATATCTAATTGTACTGTGTGTATTGCTTTtagtgtgtgtgcgtgtgtgcgtgcgtgcgtgcgtgcgtgcgtgcgtgcgtgcgtgcgtgcgtgcgtgcgtgcgtgcgtgcgtgcgtgcgtgcgtgcgtgcgtgcgtgcaaatctttttttgtaccacatgggtttgcgacttttcacGCAAAACTTTGTAGTGTACGACTTTgcagtgtacaactttgcagtgtacaactttgcggtgtacaaatattacgtgtccaattgcacggtgtacatttttatcgtgtccaaatttgtaatttgtccagaacttatttttcctgtgtataaaattactgtgtataaaatttctgtGCCGAAATGAACCGTGTTCATTTAAaatgtgtacattattttgtgtccatttgcactgtgtccaagtggCCACTCAGTGTAACcccttaaagaaatttattgcaaaaaatattgtgatattacaatatttaaatgtatatgtttaattgtttatacgtTTATCTGTTCAGAATTGTTGCACATGaaaaaacagttaaaatttttcagaaaattttttgtaaccaTCGATGTCATAtgagtaatttattattagggAGTATTAATTTGGTTGCTATTTggtcaaaaattattttgataaaatttccctattttttttgttataaacagttaaaaattttttgttaaatttttttttgctaatctTTTTTAGTGAATTAtcttgaattaaaatgttatctattttttattaaacgcatTATATAAGCTTTTTAGTTTACAAGtgaaaataactataaatttttattgcatatttattgaaattttatcaaatttaatggaacaaaagtttattatcaagttaattaaaagtttctaaccaatttttttattaatacttacaatttacaattaactattgaaatctgttttttttttatagcaaaaGAACATGTCTACTATGTTATCAAACGAGGCTCAACTACGCTATATGATAGAATGGTTTCGAGAATGGTCTGATATGCAGCGAAACGATTTTTTGGGCGTACTGCTGGAGAACTGTGGTCCCGCGGGGTTCGTGAATGGACTGGTAACCGACATGGAGAAATTGGATTGCGAGGGATCTGACAGACCTCCGAGCTTATTTCAGTGTCGCGTCAAGCTCTTCCGGGAGTGGAGCAGCAATTGGTCGCAGTGCGAGAAAGATTCTTTGTTAGCAGCTATCAAAAATACAGATAGCAAGTTTGCTGAAATGTACGAGGAAAGATTATCGTCACTGATGGAAGACAAACAGTAACGAGCGAgcattttacgttttataatTCAGAAATTCCAGATCATTATAGCTATTTCtagctttttaaaattaatataaattttgggagaactttttatttatatatttatttacttataatataaataatctatttagtttgaaaatgtcataaataagATTGTGATGTGATGGTACTCATTTATCAGGAGGTTGTCTTCATAATTAGAGTCACTGCTTCAATCATTGTACagttatcaatataataaatgattgtttgagaataatatattgtgtaacaAGTGCGGAAGATTAGCTTTTATAATACGAGTGCGAGAAGTAAACGTGCGAGTGAAAAAAAGCCGTTCTGCAGGTGTTGCAcatcatattttttgttaccaaTACGTCAAAATGTGGTCTTTGAGTATCCTTAGGCCCTCACGAATTGACAGGTTATCCAAAGTTAGGTTTGCGAAAGCATCGGTAATTTTGAAAGTTACCATATGCGTGTCACGAAATGACGAAGAAACGGCGGTAATTCTGCGAGAGTTATCGTATGTGTGTTACGGGATAATGCGCATGCGA
Proteins encoded in this window:
- the LOC105837854 gene encoding uncharacterized protein C14orf119, translated to MGQPLHFKVRNAAVRDWDSRASDWDSSPGSKQKNMSTMLSNEAQLRYMIEWFREWSDMQRNDFLGVLLENCGPAGFVNGLVTDMEKLDCEGSDRPPSLFQCRVKLFREWSSNWSQCEKDSLLAAIKNTDSKFAEMYEERLSSLMEDKQ